The following coding sequences lie in one Megalodesulfovibrio gigas DSM 1382 = ATCC 19364 genomic window:
- a CDS encoding microcin C ABC transporter permease YejB, with product MLAYILRRLLLLVPTLFGIVTLNFFIIQVAPGGPVEQFISTMRGAGAGAMERVAGSQTGDIQGARPSSLGGGDVKYRGAQGLDPAVIKDIEKLYGFDKPLHVRYLKLLGDFLRFDLGRSFFRDKTVLELIAEKLPVSISLGLWATLIIYMVSIPLGVAKAVRHGSRFDIWTSAAVILGNAIPAFLFAILLVVLFAGGSYFKWFPLRGLTSPNFDELSLGARILDYFWHLALPVTSLVIGSFAALTLLTKNSFLEEIGKQYVVTARAKGLTERSVLYGHVFRNAMLIVVAGFPAAFIGMFFTGSLLIEVIFSLNGLGLMGYEALLQRDYPVIFGTLYIFTLLGMLTKLVTDLTYTLVDPRIDFEGRG from the coding sequence ATGCTGGCATACATCCTGCGGCGGCTGCTGCTCCTCGTCCCCACGCTGTTCGGCATTGTCACCCTGAATTTTTTCATCATCCAGGTGGCGCCCGGCGGACCGGTGGAGCAGTTCATCAGCACCATGCGCGGTGCCGGAGCCGGGGCCATGGAGCGCGTGGCCGGCTCCCAGACCGGGGACATCCAGGGCGCGCGTCCCTCCTCCCTGGGCGGCGGCGACGTGAAATACCGCGGCGCGCAGGGCCTGGATCCGGCGGTGATCAAGGATATCGAAAAGCTCTACGGCTTCGACAAGCCCCTGCACGTGCGCTATCTGAAGCTCCTGGGCGACTTTCTGCGTTTCGACCTCGGCCGCAGCTTCTTTCGGGACAAGACCGTGCTGGAGCTGATTGCGGAAAAGCTGCCCGTGTCCATCTCCCTGGGGCTGTGGGCCACGCTCATCATTTATATGGTGTCCATCCCCCTGGGGGTGGCCAAGGCCGTGCGCCACGGCAGCCGGTTTGATATCTGGACCAGCGCCGCCGTGATCCTGGGCAACGCCATCCCGGCGTTCCTCTTCGCCATCCTCCTGGTGGTGCTCTTTGCCGGGGGCAGCTACTTCAAATGGTTCCCCCTGCGCGGGCTCACCTCGCCCAATTTCGACGAACTCTCCCTGGGCGCCAGGATCCTGGATTACTTCTGGCACCTGGCCCTGCCCGTGACCAGTCTGGTCATCGGCAGCTTCGCCGCCCTGACCCTCCTGACCAAAAATTCGTTTCTGGAAGAGATCGGCAAGCAATATGTGGTCACGGCCCGGGCCAAGGGGCTCACCGAACGCAGCGTGCTCTACGGGCACGTGTTCCGCAACGCCATGCTCATTGTGGTGGCCGGATTTCCCGCGGCGTTCATTGGTATGTTCTTCACCGGCTCCCTGCTCATCGAGGTCATCTTCTCCCTCAACGGCCTTGGGCTCATGGGCTACGAAGCCTTGCTGCAGCGGGATTATCCGGTCATCTTCGGCACCCTGTACATCTTCACCCTGCTGGGCATGCTGACCAAACTGGTCACCGACCTGACCTATACCCTGGTGGACCCGCGCATCGATTTCGAGGGCAGGGGGTGA
- a CDS encoding extracellular solute-binding protein → MKRPLFFLCLLLSCVLCHHAAHAEPRLHALALGDTPKYPPGFVQFDYVNPDAPRGGSMRLSAIGSFDTFNGFLPKGIAAAGAGLLFDTLTVKSLDEPFTEYGLVAESMELAADNTWIIFHLRPEARFHDGVPLTARDVAFTFETLLAKGSPVYKQYYADVEQCEVLNDHAVKFSFKTGENRELPLILGQLTVLPRHYWETRDFAKADLEIPLGSGAYKVEKFEAGRSVSYVQDPNYWGRHLPVNRGGLTFERIAYEYYRDSTVAMEAFKAGEYDYREENVARQWATGYTGPAFDQKLIVKQEIPDHTTYGLQGMIFNTRREVFKDPRVREALAYAFDFEWSNENLFHGQYVRSASYFSGGELASSGLPSPEELALLEPWRGRIPDEVFTSTYQPPSTKAPGSLRENLKKGLELLQAAGWQLDGDVLKKDGKALQFEYLERDPAFERIMLPFVKNLERMGVKVVVRMVDTTQWLTRIRSFDFDMSTVPLGQSDSPGNEQRYYFHSQAADMQDSMNLMGVKDPAVDALVEAVISAKDRKALVAACHALDRVLLWGHYVIPCWHNTVWRVAAWDKFDRPAVQPKYAVGQGYWWVDVEKRARILKVRPDLTNKGF, encoded by the coding sequence ATGAAACGACCCCTCTTTTTTCTGTGCCTCCTGTTGTCCTGCGTCCTGTGCCACCATGCCGCCCATGCCGAGCCTCGTCTGCATGCCCTGGCCCTGGGCGACACCCCCAAGTACCCCCCCGGCTTCGTGCAGTTCGACTACGTGAATCCCGACGCGCCCCGCGGCGGCTCCATGCGGCTTTCGGCCATCGGCTCCTTCGATACCTTCAACGGCTTTCTGCCCAAAGGCATCGCCGCCGCCGGTGCAGGCCTGCTCTTCGACACCCTGACCGTGAAATCCCTGGACGAGCCGTTCACCGAATACGGGCTGGTGGCCGAATCCATGGAGCTGGCCGCGGACAACACCTGGATCATCTTCCACCTGCGGCCCGAGGCGCGCTTCCACGACGGCGTGCCCCTCACCGCCAGGGATGTCGCCTTCACCTTCGAGACGCTGCTGGCCAAGGGATCGCCTGTCTACAAGCAATACTACGCCGACGTGGAGCAATGCGAGGTCCTGAACGACCATGCTGTGAAGTTCTCCTTCAAGACCGGGGAGAACCGCGAACTGCCCCTCATCCTCGGCCAGCTCACGGTGTTGCCCAGGCACTATTGGGAAACCAGGGACTTCGCCAAGGCGGACCTGGAAATCCCCCTGGGCAGCGGGGCGTACAAGGTGGAGAAGTTCGAGGCCGGCCGCAGTGTCTCCTATGTGCAGGACCCCAACTACTGGGGCCGGCATCTGCCCGTGAATCGTGGCGGGCTCACCTTCGAACGCATCGCCTACGAATACTATCGCGATTCCACCGTGGCCATGGAAGCCTTCAAGGCCGGGGAATACGACTACCGCGAGGAAAACGTCGCCCGCCAGTGGGCCACCGGCTACACCGGTCCCGCGTTTGACCAGAAGCTCATCGTCAAGCAGGAGATCCCGGATCACACCACCTACGGCCTGCAGGGCATGATCTTCAACACCCGGCGCGAGGTGTTCAAGGATCCCCGCGTGCGCGAGGCCCTGGCCTATGCCTTTGATTTTGAATGGTCCAACGAGAACCTCTTCCACGGCCAGTACGTGCGCAGCGCCAGCTATTTTTCCGGGGGCGAGCTGGCTTCCTCCGGGCTGCCCTCGCCGGAAGAACTGGCCCTGCTGGAGCCCTGGCGGGGCAGGATCCCGGACGAGGTCTTCACCAGCACCTATCAACCGCCCAGCACCAAGGCTCCCGGCTCCCTGCGGGAGAATCTTAAAAAGGGTCTGGAACTCCTCCAGGCCGCGGGGTGGCAGTTGGACGGCGACGTGCTGAAGAAGGACGGCAAGGCCCTGCAGTTCGAATACCTGGAGCGCGACCCGGCCTTCGAGCGCATCATGTTGCCCTTTGTCAAGAATCTTGAGCGTATGGGCGTGAAGGTGGTGGTGCGCATGGTGGACACCACCCAGTGGCTCACCCGCATCCGCTCCTTTGATTTCGACATGAGCACCGTGCCCCTGGGCCAGTCCGACTCGCCGGGCAACGAGCAGCGCTATTATTTCCACTCCCAGGCCGCGGACATGCAGGACTCCATGAACCTCATGGGCGTGAAGGACCCGGCCGTGGACGCCCTGGTGGAAGCCGTCATCTCCGCCAAGGACCGCAAGGCCCTTGTCGCTGCCTGCCATGCCCTGGACCGCGTGCTGCTCTGGGGGCATTATGTCATTCCCTGCTGGCACAACACCGTGTGGCGCGTGGCTGCCTGGGACAAGTTCGACCGCCCGGCCGTGCAGCCCAAGTATGCCGTGGGGCAGGGCTACTGGTGGGTGGACGTGGAAAAGCGGGCCCGCATCCTCAAGGTCCGGCCGGATCTGACCAACAAGGGATTCTGA
- the speD gene encoding adenosylmethionine decarboxylase, whose protein sequence is MRITGVHCLLDCYGCPRDVLDDVAGLETLVRRAADEAGATVLEVTSRAFSPSGVTVLALLAESHLSIHTWPEQGYAAADCFTCGMHFQPQRACECLLAGLQAAGHTLRVVHRSNDGNCGE, encoded by the coding sequence ATGCGCATCACCGGTGTCCATTGCCTGCTTGACTGTTACGGGTGCCCCCGCGATGTCCTGGACGATGTGGCCGGGCTGGAAACGCTGGTCCGCCGGGCTGCGGATGAGGCCGGCGCCACGGTGCTGGAGGTGACGAGCAGGGCGTTCTCGCCCTCCGGCGTCACTGTGCTGGCGCTGCTGGCGGAGTCGCATCTGTCCATCCACACCTGGCCGGAGCAGGGCTATGCGGCGGCGGATTGCTTTACCTGCGGGATGCACTTTCAGCCCCAGCGCGCCTGCGAATGCCTGCTTGCCGGGCTCCAGGCCGCCGGGCACACGCTGCGCGTGGTGCATCGGAGCAACGACGGCAATTGCGGCGAGTAG
- a CDS encoding FIST signal transduction protein, protein MHIILEQLGTIASLERSLHAAMAAPGVRSLFVLACEENRYPLPALDALLRGLSVPVFGGLFPAILHGRKQLTIGSLVVGLPQETTPHVIHGLSDPAADYVARLERTLDDGLAGRTLLVLVDGLASRIVSFVEALFCLHGLEGNYLGGGAGSLSFQQQPCLITNAGLVADAGVVVALDAPSRVAVGLGWRPLHDDQTAACFSRHCPGPCKTPLKATEVQHNAIISLDWEPALEVYGNLVRCHAGEQLSRADVFAMAKSYPLGITRLDDGIIVRDPLYLTPDGHLLCVGEIPPGAFMEVLHGSKESLIQAAAAAAVQVRRPPASAPALCLVMDCISRVLFLGADFSRELDSLQIPDAPLVGACSIGEIANTGRRRVDFHNKACVVGILEQV, encoded by the coding sequence ATGCACATCATCCTGGAACAATTGGGAACCATCGCCTCCCTGGAGCGATCCCTGCACGCGGCCATGGCAGCGCCCGGCGTGCGGTCGCTCTTTGTGCTGGCGTGCGAAGAGAATCGCTATCCCCTGCCAGCCCTGGATGCCTTGCTGCGCGGCCTTTCCGTGCCTGTGTTCGGCGGCCTGTTCCCGGCCATTCTCCACGGGCGGAAACAACTCACCATTGGCAGCCTGGTGGTGGGACTGCCCCAGGAGACCACCCCCCACGTCATCCACGGCTTGTCGGACCCGGCGGCGGATTATGTGGCCCGGCTGGAACGCACCCTGGATGACGGCCTGGCCGGCCGCACCCTGCTGGTGCTGGTGGACGGCTTGGCCAGCCGCATTGTCTCCTTTGTCGAAGCCCTGTTCTGCCTGCATGGCCTGGAGGGAAACTACCTGGGCGGCGGCGCGGGATCCCTGAGCTTTCAGCAACAGCCCTGCCTCATCACCAATGCCGGTCTGGTGGCCGATGCCGGGGTGGTGGTCGCCCTGGATGCGCCCAGCCGCGTGGCCGTGGGCCTGGGGTGGCGGCCCCTTCACGACGACCAGACCGCCGCCTGCTTTTCCAGGCACTGTCCTGGTCCCTGCAAAACACCCCTGAAGGCCACGGAAGTCCAGCACAACGCCATCATCAGCCTGGACTGGGAACCCGCCCTGGAGGTGTACGGCAATCTGGTGCGCTGCCATGCCGGGGAGCAGCTGTCCCGGGCAGACGTGTTCGCCATGGCCAAGTCCTATCCTCTTGGCATCACACGCCTGGATGACGGGATCATCGTGCGCGATCCCTTGTATCTCACGCCGGACGGCCACCTGCTCTGCGTGGGCGAAATCCCGCCCGGCGCGTTCATGGAGGTGCTGCACGGCAGCAAGGAAAGTCTGATCCAGGCCGCGGCAGCCGCCGCCGTCCAGGTCCGTCGTCCGCCCGCGTCGGCCCCGGCGCTTTGTCTGGTCATGGACTGCATTTCCCGTGTCCTGTTCCTGGGAGCTGATTTTTCCAGGGAGCTGGACTCCTTGCAGATTCCGGATGCCCCCCTGGTCGGCGCGTGCTCCATCGGCGAAATTGCCAACACCGGCAGGCGGCGGGTGGATTTCCACAACAAGGCGTGCGTGGTCGGCATACTGGAGCAGGTATGA
- a CDS encoding sensor histidine kinase, producing the protein MNLRALEQTIHEIAMATGNSLVMETMLQEALSTYLTRLSCMAAEVFAARPWEGGAQFRSIFRLPRRPLPGGVVEEASRLVPGQVKAGDLDPFLSDMPVHSEHDGVHRYLFELPGFGLLLVLRSDEAFSRPMLESLFALHRKLARACLSCMRSEDARLANTRLRQEMLQRAMTEEKYRSIFENAVEGIFQSTPEGRLLEVNPAMAKMLGYASPAQMLREVLRLEEDLYVHPQDRRRLLAAFLRQDRVTAFEVPYRRRDGSVIWVSLSGRIVRDETGRPLRLEGLCEDATQRKATLQALENAKNEAERLSLMKSNFLTLVSHELRTPMTSILGFSSLIKKRIERKVLPAVQGDSAGKALEDVLGNLDIIVMESNRLSELINNTLDLARLESGQFVWDVVRFEVPALMAHALRSSEVLFSQKGLALQRRIPERLPLAVGDYNRLLQVLINLLSNAVKFTPAGTVTCAVAQEDGLLRFSVTDTGIGIPNADKDIIFDKFKQLGDTLTDKPRGSGLGLPICKEIVEWHGGRLWVEDAPGGGSIFCFTLPLTPPDHVLAQLPDHRDAAAPPLPDSES; encoded by the coding sequence ATGAATCTCCGGGCCCTGGAGCAGACCATCCACGAAATCGCCATGGCCACGGGCAACAGCCTGGTCATGGAGACCATGCTGCAGGAAGCGCTTTCCACGTACCTCACCCGCCTGTCCTGCATGGCTGCCGAGGTCTTCGCCGCCCGGCCGTGGGAGGGCGGGGCGCAGTTCCGCAGCATTTTCCGGCTGCCCCGGCGCCCCCTGCCCGGCGGCGTGGTGGAGGAGGCCAGCCGCCTGGTTCCCGGCCAGGTGAAGGCCGGAGACCTGGACCCCTTTTTGTCCGACATGCCGGTGCATTCGGAACACGACGGCGTGCATCGGTATCTGTTCGAGCTGCCCGGCTTCGGCCTGCTGCTGGTGCTGCGCAGCGACGAGGCCTTCAGCAGGCCCATGCTGGAATCCCTCTTTGCCCTGCACCGCAAGCTGGCCCGGGCCTGCCTTTCCTGCATGCGCAGCGAGGATGCCCGCTTGGCCAACACCCGGCTGCGGCAGGAAATGCTCCAGCGCGCCATGACCGAGGAAAAATACCGCAGCATTTTTGAAAACGCCGTGGAAGGCATCTTTCAGAGCACGCCCGAGGGCCGGCTGCTGGAAGTGAACCCGGCCATGGCCAAGATGCTGGGCTATGCCTCTCCGGCCCAGATGCTGCGCGAGGTGCTGCGGCTGGAAGAGGATTTGTACGTCCATCCCCAGGACCGCCGCCGGCTGCTGGCCGCCTTCCTGCGGCAGGACCGCGTGACGGCCTTCGAGGTGCCATACCGCCGGCGCGACGGCAGCGTCATCTGGGTCTCCCTTTCCGGCCGCATCGTCCGCGACGAGACCGGCCGCCCCCTGCGGCTGGAAGGCCTGTGCGAAGACGCCACCCAACGCAAGGCCACCCTGCAGGCCCTGGAGAACGCCAAAAATGAGGCCGAACGCCTGAGCCTCATGAAATCCAACTTCCTGACCCTGGTGTCTCACGAACTGCGCACGCCCATGACGTCCATCCTGGGCTTTTCCTCCCTCATCAAAAAACGCATCGAACGCAAGGTGCTGCCGGCAGTGCAGGGAGATTCGGCAGGCAAGGCCCTTGAGGACGTGCTCGGGAATCTGGACATCATCGTCATGGAGAGCAACCGGCTCTCGGAACTCATCAACAACACCCTGGATCTTGCCCGGCTGGAGTCCGGGCAGTTCGTCTGGGACGTGGTCCGGTTCGAGGTGCCCGCCCTGATGGCGCATGCCCTGCGCAGCAGCGAGGTGCTGTTCAGCCAGAAGGGCCTGGCCCTGCAGCGTCGCATCCCGGAACGCCTGCCCCTCGCCGTCGGGGATTACAACCGTCTGCTCCAGGTGCTCATCAACCTGCTGTCCAACGCCGTCAAGTTCACCCCTGCCGGCACGGTGACCTGCGCCGTGGCGCAGGAAGACGGGCTGCTGCGTTTTTCCGTGACCGACACGGGCATCGGCATTCCCAATGCGGACAAAGACATCATTTTCGACAAGTTCAAGCAGCTGGGCGACACCCTGACCGACAAGCCCCGCGGCAGCGGCCTGGGTTTGCCCATCTGCAAGGAAATCGTGGAATGGCACGGCGGCCGGCTGTGGGTGGAGGATGCCCCCGGCGGCGGCAGCATCTTCTGCTTCACCCTCCCCCTGACGCCTCCGGACCACGTGCTGGCCCAGCTCCCAGACCATCGAGACGCAGCAGCACCGCCGCTTCCCGACAGCGAGTCCTGA
- a CDS encoding ATP-binding protein — MSAPTPADALQAPLVHALLRGIPDAVWILDAERRLLAANEAAFLRCPMLRPEHALGQPLDTLLPVLANPRPQTALHQALSSGESQVFEEVLEHYAMEFRVHRTQGQEPPLLVLVGTDLSRLHTAMEHVRREQQRFQYLLESLDGPVLLVGQDLTVRYCNRVCRKLLGNLLGSHCVHVPCLAGAEELLPFRLNINRPASWEWRHQDRHFHMTSAPMTDADGETVSIIHGVDITRRKEAELQLTHSQQQLAAIVSYAQEGIVVLSDGKLVFANPFMLFLVGQPPEMLTGQPFLPFIHPEDQPRVLDIHANRLAGRDVPFSYDCRLVHPATGAKWVQVAAALLEWEGRPAVLAMLTDISERKKMEHMLQNLLQEQDHIIHEKTNSLMQTNQSLLQSMEQQRRTAKKLEVASRKAQVATRAKSQFLANMGHEIRTPLNVILGMAQVALRDAPAESNRRPLEMILESGAHLLSIINDLLDFSKIEAHHLAVECIPFALHELVLRTVEGFSPAVADKGLQLTLHIHQAVPQVVMGDPARIAQVLNNLLSNALKFTARGRIAVSVRPIRHGRPHGPRHVPPSACMTQLLFCVHDTGTGIAQDKIASIFHSFQQADASVARRYGGTGLGLTISRRLARLMGGDVWARSKEGAGSRFFFSACLQAPDACLLDQRALRGPALAPECVTPRVILLAEDSPQNTEMLLALLKPYGHRIVHVANGQEALDALRQPVAHGVNGFDVVLMDVQMPVMDGLAATRLIRAGEDPALPRDIPVIALTAHTMEQEVRAILHAGATRHLAKPVDVRLLVQALAETTAVASVSDLPATTPPTTPPTTPPTTPPGTGTSWRADRDAALARLGGSTALLHKLTALFQRQTPALLETARTAWLQGDLAALAEQAHALKGNAAAIGAQAVSDAAAQVETAARQHRPDDLPTPMQALERAVEQALAACLEDIAQEA, encoded by the coding sequence ATGTCAGCCCCAACCCCTGCCGACGCCCTGCAAGCCCCCCTGGTGCATGCGCTGCTGCGTGGCATTCCCGACGCCGTGTGGATTCTGGATGCAGAGCGCCGCCTGCTGGCCGCCAACGAGGCCGCCTTCCTGCGCTGCCCCATGCTGCGCCCGGAGCATGCCCTGGGCCAGCCCCTGGACACCCTGCTGCCCGTGCTGGCCAATCCCAGGCCGCAGACCGCCCTGCATCAGGCGCTGAGTTCCGGCGAATCCCAGGTGTTCGAGGAAGTGCTGGAGCACTATGCCATGGAATTCCGCGTCCACCGCACCCAGGGCCAGGAACCGCCCCTGCTGGTGCTGGTGGGCACGGATCTGTCCCGGCTGCACACGGCCATGGAGCACGTACGCCGCGAGCAGCAACGCTTTCAGTACCTGCTGGAGTCCCTGGACGGCCCCGTGCTGCTGGTGGGACAAGACCTGACCGTGCGCTACTGCAACCGCGTCTGCCGCAAGCTCCTGGGCAACCTGCTGGGCAGCCATTGCGTACACGTGCCCTGCCTGGCAGGGGCGGAAGAGCTGCTACCCTTCCGGCTGAACATCAACCGCCCGGCGTCCTGGGAATGGCGGCACCAGGACCGCCATTTTCACATGACCAGCGCCCCCATGACCGATGCCGACGGCGAGACGGTGAGCATCATCCACGGCGTGGACATCACCCGCCGCAAGGAAGCCGAACTCCAGCTGACCCACAGCCAGCAGCAGCTCGCCGCCATTGTCAGCTATGCCCAGGAAGGCATTGTGGTGCTTTCGGACGGCAAGCTGGTGTTCGCCAACCCGTTCATGCTGTTCCTGGTGGGCCAGCCGCCGGAGATGCTCACGGGGCAGCCCTTTTTGCCCTTCATCCATCCCGAAGACCAGCCCCGCGTGCTGGACATCCACGCCAACCGCCTGGCCGGGCGCGATGTGCCGTTCAGCTACGATTGCCGGCTGGTCCATCCTGCCACTGGCGCCAAATGGGTGCAGGTGGCGGCAGCCCTGCTGGAATGGGAGGGCCGACCCGCCGTGCTGGCCATGCTCACGGACATTTCCGAACGCAAAAAGATGGAGCACATGCTGCAGAACCTGCTGCAGGAGCAGGATCACATCATCCACGAAAAAACCAACAGCCTGATGCAAACCAATCAATCCCTGCTGCAGAGCATGGAACAGCAGCGACGCACGGCCAAAAAGCTGGAAGTGGCCAGCCGCAAGGCGCAGGTGGCCACGCGGGCCAAGTCGCAGTTTCTGGCCAACATGGGGCACGAAATCCGCACGCCCCTCAATGTCATCCTCGGCATGGCCCAGGTGGCCCTGCGCGACGCCCCCGCCGAAAGCAACCGGCGGCCTCTGGAAATGATCCTGGAATCCGGCGCGCACCTGCTGTCCATCATCAACGATCTGCTGGACTTCTCCAAGATTGAAGCCCATCATCTGGCCGTGGAGTGCATTCCCTTTGCCCTGCACGAACTGGTGCTGCGCACGGTGGAAGGCTTTTCCCCCGCCGTTGCGGACAAAGGCCTGCAGCTCACCTTGCACATCCACCAGGCCGTGCCGCAGGTGGTCATGGGCGATCCCGCCCGCATCGCCCAGGTGCTCAACAATCTGCTGTCCAATGCGCTGAAGTTCACGGCCCGGGGCCGCATCGCCGTCAGCGTCCGGCCCATCCGGCACGGCAGGCCGCACGGTCCCCGTCATGTCCCGCCCTCAGCCTGCATGACGCAGCTGCTCTTCTGCGTGCACGACACGGGAACAGGCATTGCCCAGGACAAGATTGCCAGCATCTTTCACAGTTTTCAGCAGGCGGACGCCTCCGTGGCCAGACGCTACGGCGGCACCGGCCTGGGCCTGACCATCTCCCGCCGGTTGGCCCGGCTCATGGGCGGGGATGTCTGGGCGCGCAGCAAGGAAGGCGCGGGCAGCCGGTTTTTCTTCTCCGCCTGCCTGCAGGCGCCGGATGCCTGCCTGCTGGACCAGCGCGCCCTACGCGGCCCGGCGCTGGCTCCCGAATGCGTCACGCCGCGCGTCATCCTGCTGGCGGAAGATTCCCCCCAGAATACGGAAATGCTCCTGGCCTTGCTCAAGCCTTACGGGCACCGCATCGTGCACGTCGCCAACGGGCAGGAGGCCCTGGACGCCCTGCGGCAGCCCGTCGCGCACGGCGTGAACGGCTTCGATGTGGTGCTGATGGATGTGCAGATGCCCGTGATGGACGGCCTGGCAGCCACGCGCCTGATCCGCGCCGGCGAGGACCCCGCCCTGCCGCGGGACATCCCCGTCATCGCCCTGACCGCCCACACCATGGAACAGGAAGTGCGGGCCATCCTGCACGCCGGCGCTACCCGGCACCTGGCCAAACCCGTGGATGTGCGGCTGCTGGTGCAGGCCCTGGCCGAGACGACCGCCGTGGCCTCCGTGTCAGACCTGCCTGCCACCACTCCCCCAACCACTCCCCCAACCACGCCTCCAACCACGCCTCCTGGCACGGGAACCTCCTGGCGCGCCGACCGGGACGCCGCACTGGCCCGCCTGGGCGGCAGCACGGCCCTGCTGCACAAGCTCACCGCCCTGTTCCAGCGCCAGACACCGGCACTCCTGGAGACCGCACGCACCGCCTGGCTGCAGGGCGATCTGGCCGCCCTGGCCGAGCAGGCCCATGCCCTCAAAGGCAACGCCGCAGCCATCGGCGCGCAGGCAGTGTCGGACGCCGCAGCCCAGGTGGAGACGGCGGCACGGCAGCACCGGCCGGACGATCTGCCCACGCCCATGCAGGCCCTGGAACGGGCCGTGGAACAGGCCCTGGCCGCCTGCCTGGAGGACATCGCGCAGGAAGCGTAG
- the upp gene encoding uracil phosphoribosyltransferase yields MAVHVVDHPLVRHKLGLMRQHDLDVKTFRHLATEISRLLVYEATKDLETEPQTIDGWAGPVQVDVIKGKKITAVPILRAGLGMLDGVLDMIPSAKVSVVGIFRNEETLEPVRYFTKLAKDLPERVALILDPMLATGGTLVATIDLLKEAGCQSIKGLFLVAAPEGIARLRQTHPDVDIYTAAVDERLNEHGYILPGLGDAGDRIFGTR; encoded by the coding sequence ATGGCGGTGCATGTCGTCGATCATCCACTGGTGCGGCACAAACTCGGACTCATGCGACAGCACGACCTGGACGTCAAAACGTTTCGGCACTTGGCCACGGAGATTTCCCGGCTGCTGGTGTACGAGGCCACCAAGGATCTGGAAACCGAGCCCCAGACCATCGACGGCTGGGCCGGTCCGGTGCAGGTGGATGTGATCAAAGGGAAAAAAATCACCGCCGTGCCCATTCTGCGCGCCGGCCTGGGCATGCTGGACGGCGTGCTGGACATGATTCCCAGCGCCAAGGTCAGCGTGGTGGGCATCTTCCGCAACGAAGAGACCTTGGAGCCGGTGCGGTACTTCACCAAACTGGCCAAGGATCTGCCCGAGCGCGTGGCCCTCATCCTGGATCCCATGCTCGCCACCGGCGGCACCCTGGTGGCCACCATCGACCTGCTCAAGGAAGCCGGCTGCCAGTCCATCAAGGGCCTGTTTCTGGTGGCTGCGCCCGAGGGCATCGCCCGGCTGCGGCAGACGCATCCCGATGTGGACATCTACACCGCCGCCGTGGACGAACGCCTGAATGAACACGGCTACATCCTGCCCGGCCTGGGCGATGCCGGAGACCGCATCTTCGGCACGCGCTAG